The sequence below is a genomic window from bacterium HR17.
CATCCCCGGTGCAAAAGCCCTTTTTGCTTTAGGGTTGGTGACGGCGTTCTTGACTGCCTTTTACATGACGCGACAGATCGGCTTAGTGTTCTGGGGCAAATTGCGTGACCACCACGCACATCCGCACGAAAGCCCGCCCGTGATGACGATCCCGCTCGCCGTGTTGGCTTTCTTCTCGGTGACCGCTGGGTTCATCGGCATCCCCGGCGCTAACCTGTTTGAACGCTTGGTGCATTTTGAAGCGGCACCGCATCACACGCTGTCTTGGCTACCGATGATTTTGTCCATCGTCGCAGCGGCTTTGGGTATCGGTGCGGGTTACAGCCTTTACATCGCCAACCCCATCCGTTCCCCTGAAGAAGAGCCGCTGCGCCACCGTTTGGGCACACTTTACGACCTGCTCGCCAACAAATGGTATTTGGACTGGTATGACCCACAGTTGCCGCAACCTGGCTACTATGTCGCACGCGGGTTCATTTGGCTGGCGATTTTGTGGCGCTGGTTTGACCTGCACATCATTGATGGCATCGTCAACGCTGTCGGTTACGCGACGGCGTTTATCTTTGCAACTGCCTATCGCTGGTTTGACCTTTACATCGTTGACGGTGCGGTAAACTTTATCGGCTGGTTCACTAAAGGTGTCGGCAACATCACGCGCCGCGTCCAAACGGGCTTGGTTCAGCATTACATGTTTTTGGTCGTCGCCGGCTTAGCTGCCGTTGCCCTTTGGGCGCTTTGGCTACAGTTAAGGTAAGTGACAGATGTGGGCAAGGCATGTCTTTTTCGCGAGCCACTCTTCGCGCTGCATGAAAGAACGCGGGGTCGGTTAAAGTCTATGAAACCCGGTTCAATTCAGACTGCCCATGCGAGCCAAAGCAATGGACATGGGGCGAAGTCGCAGGAGAAACACTGCTGAAGGAGGGCTGAGCGGTGGACAAAGTGCCGTTGCTTTCGCTGATTTTGTGGCTGCCGGTTGTCGGCATGGTGTTCATTTTACTGACACCCAAAGAGCAGGTGCGGCTCATACGCTTTTGGGCGCACCTATTTACGGGCGCTGTTTTAGTGCTGAGTCTGGGGCTATGGTTCGGGTTCGGTCCTGAACTACACGGCGTCATGCAATTTGAAGAGCGTCATAACTGGGTGCCCATTTTGGGTATCAGTTACCACCTCGGCGTGGACGGTCTTTCCATGCCCTTAGTCGTTTTGACAGCGCTGTTGACTTTCCTCAGCGTCGTCTACTCGCCGACCGCCATCCATCACCGCGAGAAGGAATACTACGCGCTCTTTCTGATGTTGGAGACGGGCATGGTCGGCGTTTTCGTGGCGTTGGACTTCGTGCTGTTTTATGTGTTCTGGGAAGTGTCGCTCGTGCCGATGTATTTCCTGATCGGCATTTGGGGCGGACCAAGGCGCGAATACGCCGCCATCAAGTTTTTCCTCTACACGCTGCTCGGTTCAGTAGCGATGCTGCTCTCCATCTTGGTGCTTTATTTTCACGGTGGCACCTTCAACATGCTGGAGTTGATAGAAAAGCGCCCACTGGCAAAAGAGTCCGTCACCTTGCAAGCGTTGGTATGGCTCGGTTTTTACCTCGCCTTCGCCATCAAAGTGCCCGTCTTCCCGTTCCACACTTGGTTGCCTGACGCCCATGTTGAAGCGCCGACGGCAGGCAGCGTCATCCTCGCTGGCATCTTGCTCAAGATGGGAACTTACGGGTTGGTGCGGATAAATCTCCCGATGCTGCCGGAAGCGTCCGATGTGTTCTGGGGTGCGATGGGTGTCCTTGCGCTCGTTAACATCCTTTACGGATCGCTGGTAGCGATGGCACAAGACGACCTCAAAAAACTCATCGCCTATTCCTCTATCGGTCACATGGGCTTTGTGATGTTGGGCGTGGCGGCAGCGGCGAAGGACGGGATGGCGTTCGCCGACGCCGCCACCCGCAGCGCGAAGGTCATGGCGCTAAACGGGGCGACTTGGACGATGATTGCCCACGGCTTGATGACAGGTGCGATGTTCCTGCTCGTCGGCGTTATCTACGAACGGGCGCATCATCGCGACCTAAACCGATTCGGGGGCTTGTGGGCACGGATGCCCGTCTACGGCAGCCTGTTCAGTTTCTTTGCGATGGCAGAGTTGGGGTTGCCCGGTTTAGCAGGTTTCTGGGGGGAATTCTTTTCGGTGTTGGGTGCCTTCAAGGTCTTCAACTGGGCGGGCTTTGCGGTCATCGGCATCGTCATCACAGCGGCTTATTTCCTTTGGACAATTCAACGGATGTTCCTCGGTGAACCCAAGGACGAATATCGCAATTTCCCTGATATGAACTTGCAAGAGCACCTGTCGCTCTGGCCGTTGGTAGTCTTGACCTTCTTTGTCGGCGTCTACCCCACATTTCTGCTCCGAGTGATCCAGCCAGCAATGGAGCAAGTAGTAGAAACGATGACGAGGGCTTACGGTCTTTGACGAGATCAAGGGAGGTTCCTGCGCCAGTGCTGTCAGTGATAAAGC
It includes:
- the nuoM_2 gene encoding NADH-quinone oxidoreductase subunit M, which codes for MDKVPLLSLILWLPVVGMVFILLTPKEQVRLIRFWAHLFTGAVLVLSLGLWFGFGPELHGVMQFEERHNWVPILGISYHLGVDGLSMPLVVLTALLTFLSVVYSPTAIHHREKEYYALFLMLETGMVGVFVALDFVLFYVFWEVSLVPMYFLIGIWGGPRREYAAIKFFLYTLLGSVAMLLSILVLYFHGGTFNMLELIEKRPLAKESVTLQALVWLGFYLAFAIKVPVFPFHTWLPDAHVEAPTAGSVILAGILLKMGTYGLVRINLPMLPEASDVFWGAMGVLALVNILYGSLVAMAQDDLKKLIAYSSIGHMGFVMLGVAAAAKDGMAFADAATRSAKVMALNGATWTMIAHGLMTGAMFLLVGVIYERAHHRDLNRFGGLWARMPVYGSLFSFFAMAELGLPGLAGFWGEFFSVLGAFKVFNWAGFAVIGIVITAAYFLWTIQRMFLGEPKDEYRNFPDMNLQEHLSLWPLVVLTFFVGVYPTFLLRVIQPAMEQVVETMTRAYGL